The Triplophysa dalaica isolate WHDGS20190420 chromosome 5, ASM1584641v1, whole genome shotgun sequence genome window below encodes:
- the LOC130421237 gene encoding scavenger receptor cysteine-rich type 1 protein M130-like, protein MEICLALIFLSSVVMTITADVNVRLVNGGSPCSGRVEVLHDGQWGTVCDNDCDLTDAAVVCRELGCGDPLGIVNFGSGSGAIWMDDVHCNGSESSLKNCTSNGWGVHNCYHSLDIGIICSNVNVRLVNGASSCSGRVEVLHGGQWGTVCDDGWDITDAGVVCRELGCGDAVQVLHMSHFGSGSGQIWMDDVSCNGSESTLLNCQSRGWGVHDCNLNTNAGVICSNLSVKLVSGDNRCAGRVEVLQGGQWITMCGSVWDLTNAEVVCRELGCGKPLGIAHFGPASGPIWTEQMHCNGSESTLKNCRSSGSNVQYCGHHHDAGVICSILKVRLVNGDSPCSGRVEVLHDGQWGTVFGDGWDLTDASVVCSEMGCGDAVQVLNGAHFGRGSGKIWMNDVDCIGSECTLKNCTSSVSDCDHDKDVGVICSNVNVRLVNGSSACSGRVEILHGRQWGTVCDFSWDLIDAAAVCRELDCGEPVQALHDAHFGQGSGPIWLDYVRCKGSESSLKNCVANQWGVHYCSHIRDAGVMCSDGLNYGWSRFVAGSHLCSGRVEMYYGGRWGTVCDAAFDAEVVCRELNCGVPVQLLGADAFGEGEGHVWTQDIQCRGNESHINLCPQFFKTSSKKNCSHDNDVGVICSGYKAPRLVNGSDICSGRVELQYLDEWGTVCDGCMNMRAASVVCRQLNCGIAVSVVGVDWFGEGSGEIWADVFDCQGNETQLSQCSVSSWSRAEYSHKQDVGVICSNSSLSLHDGGVRLSGERECEGVLEVYIDQVWRRVLLDSWSVTESSVVCRQLGCGSVLNFSGSSSSSAEHSHECVMGFKCSGTEHHLRNCSSSYQTLNCSSTQHLSITCLGERWIRLVGSGGDCAGRLEVFHKGSWGTVCDDSWDIKDAHVVCRQLQCGVALSDQPVPAWFGPGSGPIWLDDVNCEGNETSLWNCSSRVWGDHDCNHKEDVGVVCSEFKEIRLSEGCEGNVEVFYNGSWGNVCWNQMDRDTASLICQELNCGRSASEPSSSKNGLKTHNWLDKLKCRSHDSTLWQCPSSLWAQNDCGPSGIVKITCSEKETHQSPRSRLTCSTSPSPHQRQCSKNIPLRLSGGEGRCSGRLEVYHNSEWGSVCDDLWDIRDAQVVCRQLGCGAALSADGNEAFGAGEGVVWLNRVECRGTEIHLWDCPHVLKNHTDCSHKERVKLICTDLSAFTTPATTTTPTSLPLMSESLFIPPVVVIVLGVLLLLLLVPLLILIQHNSVMRRALSKRRHWTQTEAVYEEIDHRHINRHFTQRERHSGYEDVNEPFTEEDICVYDNDVFTGSPLKAKQVKKVSLGYYNDVDKDEPTADIETGDIPENYDDVIILRHNIDGVNDGVQEEYDDVRHIGADKSGMEEDCETGVQEEYDDVKNVRFVKPVRP, encoded by the exons ATGGAGATCTGTCTCGCACTAATTTTTCTGTCATCTGTAGTAATGACCATCACTGCTG ATGTGAATGTGAGGTTGGTGAATGGTGGCAGTCCTTGTTCTGGTAGAGTGGAGGTTCTTCATGATGGTCAGTGGGGAACAGTGTGTGACAATGACTGTGATCTGACAGATGCTGCAGTGGTGTGTAGAGAGCTGGGCTGTGGAGATCCTCTGGGTATTGTTAACTTTGGATCAGGATCAGGAGCGATCTGGATGGATGATGTGCATTGTAATGGATCAGAGTCCTCGCTGAAAAACTGTACATCAAATGGATGGGGTGTTCATAACTGTTATCATTCTCTTGATATTGGAATCATCTGCTCAA ATGTGAATGTGAGGTTGGTGAATGGTGCCAGTTCTTGTTCTGGTAGAGTGGAGGTTCTTCATGGTGGTCAGTGGGGAACAGTGTGTGATGATGGTTGGGACATCACAGATGCTGGAGTGGTGTGTAGAGAGCTGGGCTGTGGAGATGCTGTACAGGTGCTTCATATGTCTCACTTTGGATCAGGATCAGGACAGATCTGGATGGATGATGTGAGCTGTAATGGATCAGAGTCCACACTGTTGAACTGTCAATCAAGAGGATGGGGCGTACATGACTGCAATCTTAACACAAATGCTGGAGTCATTTGCTCAA ATCTTAGTGTGAAGTTGGTGAGTGGTGACAACCGTTGTGCTGGTCGAGTGGAGGTTCTTCAGGGTGGTCAGTGGATTACGATGTGTGGTAGTGTTTGGGATCTGACAAATGCTGAAGTGGTTTGTAGAGAGCTTGGCTGTGGTAAGCCTCTGGGTATTGCTCACTTTGGACCAGCATCAGGACCAATCTGGACAGAACAAATGCATTGCAATGGATCGGAATCTACACTGAAGAACTGTAGATCAAGTGGATCCAATGTTCAATACTGTGGACATCATCACGATGCTGGAGTAATTTGCTCAA TTTTAAAAGTGAGGTTGGTAAATGGCGACAGTCCTTGTTCTGGTCGAGTGGAGGTTCTTCATGATGGTCAGTGGGGAACCGTGTTTGGTGATGGTTGGGATCTGACAGATGCCTCGGTGGTGTGTAGTGAGATGGGCTGTGGAGATGCTGTACAGGTGTTAAATGGTGCACACTTTGGACGAGGATCAGGAAAGATCTGGATGAATGATGTGGACTGTATTGGATCAGAGTGTACACTGAAGAACTGTACATCAAGTGTTAGTGACTGTGATCATGATAAAGATGTCGGAGTCATCTGCTCAA ATGTAAACGTGAGGTTGGTGAATGGTAGCAGTGCTTGTTCTGGTAGAGTGGAAATTCTTCATGGTCGTCAATGGGGAACTGTGTGTGATTTTAGTTGGGATCTGATAGATGCTGCAGCGGTATGTAGGGAGCTGGACTGCGGAGAGCCCGTACAGGCTTTGCATGACGCTCACTTTGGACAAGGATCAGGTCCAATCTGGTTGGATTATGTGCGATGTAAAGGCTCAGAGTCCTCACTGAAGAACTGTGTGGCAAATCAATGGGGGGTTCATTACTGCTCCCATATTCGTGATGCTGGAGTTATGTGCTCAG ATGGCTTAAACTATGGATGGTCAAGATTTGTTGCTGGTTCTCATTTGTGCTCGGGAAGAGTAGAGATGTATTATGGAGGAAGATGGGGCACAGTGTGTGATGCAGCGTTTGATGCAGAGGTTGTGTGTAGAGAGCTGAACTGTGGGGTTCCTGTACAGCTGCTGGGAGCAGATGCATTTGGTGAAGGAGAGGGACACGTGTGGACACAAGACATTCAATGTAGAGGAAACGAATCTCATATAAACTTGTGCCCACAATTCTTCAAGACTTCAAGCAAGAAAAACTGTTCCCATGACAATGATGTGGGAGTGATTTGTTCTG GTTACAAAGCACCAAGACTGGTGAACGGCTCTGATATCTGTTCTGGTCGAGTTGAGCTTCAGTACCTGGATGAGTGGGGCACAGTGTGTGATGGGTGCATGAATATGAGAGCCGCCAGTGTTGTCTGTAGACAGCTGAATTGTGGGATTGCTGTGTCTGTTGTTGGAGTGGACTGGTTTGGAGAGGGATCTGGTGAAATCTGGGCTGATGTGTTTGATTGTCAGGGGAATGAAACACAACTCTCACAATGTTCAGTCTCTTCATGGAGTCGAGCTGAATACTCTCATAAACAAGATGTTGGAGTCATTTGTTCTA ATTCCTCTCTGTCTCTTCATGATGGTGGTGTGAGGttgtctggagagagagagtgtgaggggGTGCTGGAAGTTTACATTGATCAGGTCTGGAGGAGAGTTCTGCTGGACTCATGGAGTGTCACTGAATCCTCTGTGGTCTGCAGACAGCTGGGCTGTGGCTCTGTGCTGAACTTCTCTGGCTCCTCTTCATCCAGTGCTGAACACAGTCATGAGTGTGTGATGGGCTTCAAGTGCTCTGGGACTGAACATCATCTGAGGAACTGCAGCAGCTCTTATCAAACTCTCAACTGCAGCTCCACACAACACCTGTCAATCACCTGCCTTG GTGAGAGGTGGATCAGGTTGGTGGGATCTGGTGGAGATTGTGCAGGGAGGCTGGAGGTTTTTCACAAAGGCTCATGGGGAACAGTCTGTGATGACTCCTGGGATATTAAAGATGCTCATGTGGTGTGCAGACAGCTGCAGTGTGGAGTGGCTCTCAGTGATCAGCCAGTACCAGCCTGGTTTGGTCCTGGTTCTGGACCCATATGGCTGGATGATGTGAACTGTGAGGGGAATGAGACGTCTCTGTGGAACTGCTCTTCACGGGTCTGGGGAGATCATGACTGTAACCACAAGGAGGATGTTGGAGTCGTGTGCTCAG AGTTTAAAGAGATCAGGTTAAGTGAAGGCTGTGAAGGGAATGTGGAGGTTTTCTACAATGGATCTTGGGGTAATGTTTGCTGGAATCAGATGGACAGAGACACAGCGAGTCTGATCTGTCAAGAGCTCAACTGTGGAAGATCTGCCAGTGAACCCAGTTCTTCAAAAAATGGATTGAAGACTCATAACTGGCTGGATAAACTTAAATGTCGATCACATGACTCCACTTTATGGCAGTGTCCATCTTCACTTTGGGCACAGAACGACTGTGGTCCAAGTGGGATTGTCAAAATCACCTGTTCAG AGAAGGAAACCCATCAGTCTCCTCGGAGTCGTCTGACATGTTCTACCTCACCATCTCCACACCAGAGGCAATGTTCAA aGAATATTCCTCTCAGACTGAGTGGAGGTGAAGGCAGGTGTTCTGGGAGGCTGGAGGTGTATCATAACTCTGAGTGGGGTTCAGTCTGTGATGATCTGTGGGACATCAGAGATGCTCAGGTGGTCTGCAGGCAGCTGGGTTGTGGAGCAGCATTGAGTGCTGATGGGAATGAAGCGTTTGGTGCTGGTGAAGGTGTTGTGTGGCTGAACAGAGTCGAGTGCAGAGGGACTGAGATTCACCTGTGGGACTGTCCTCACGTCCTGAAAAACCACACTGACTGCTCACACAAAGAACGTGTTAAACTCATCTGTACAG ATTTGTCTGCGTTCACAACTCCagccacaacaacaacaccaactTCTCTTCCACTGATGTCAGAGTCTCTCTTCATTCCTCCAGTGGTTGTGATTGTTCTGGGagttttgcttttattgctCTTAGTGCCGCTGCTGATACTGATTCAACACAACAGTGTGATGAGGAGAG CTCTCTCTAAGAGGAGACACTGGACTCAGACTGAAGCTGTGTATGAAGAGATTGATCACAGACACATAAACAGACACTTCACACAGAGAG AACGGCATTCTGGGTATGAAGATGTTAATGAACCTTTTACAG aagaagacatCTGTGTATATGACAATGACGTCTTCACTGGCAGCCCCCTAAAAG CAAAACAGGTTAAAAAAGTCTCACTGGGGTACTATAATGATGTCGACAAAGATGAACCGACAGCAGATATTGAAACAG GGGACATTCCAGAGAATtacgatgatgtcatcattttaaGACACAACATTGACGGTGTAAATG ATGGAGTTCAGGAAGAGTATGATGATGTGAGGCATATCGGTGCAGATAAGAGTGGAATGGAAGAAGATTGTGAGACAG GAGTTCAGGAGGAATATGATGATGTGAAGAATGTCAGATTTGTCAAACCTGTTAG ACCATGA
- the ccdc59 gene encoding thyroid transcription factor 1-associated protein 26 homolog has protein sequence MAPIQKNAKSIKGKHFKSNFAHVGPSYNAKGKRKWVHENKFFDGSLKEGQGFALKRKEKIKQQYNKILRKEKWKMQHSKVKLHEEYPEHLKHLYLAEKERLEEEEQEQKNKRVKGRAVDSEAEEEQTFTVGSTSGRNDSNTTPDISADQTRSSEAGISKQSASSHKAQFMQRKQKNVSSYQKTKQEYERIKQEREQKREDFLKNKAQREEAVKKYKEKKMATYQLLNKKTKKGQPNLNIQMELLLQKIQAQQK, from the exons ATGGCACCTATACAAAAAAACGCGAAAAGTAttaaaggaaaacattttaaaagtaattttgcaCATGTTGGTCCGTCATACAACGCCAAAGGGAAAAGAAAATGGGTTCATGAAAACAAATTCTTTGACGGGAGCCTAAAAGAGG GTCAGGGATTTGCGTTGAAAAGAAAGGAGAAAATAAAGCAGCAATACAACAAAATTCTCCGCAAggagaaatggaaaatgcaaCATTCAAAAGTGAAGTTACATGAGGAATATCCAGAGCACCTTAAACATCTTTACTTGGCAGAGAAGGAACGattagaagaagaagaacaagagCAAAAGAATAAGAGAGTGAAAGGAAGAGCAGTGGATAGTGAAGCAGAAGAGGAGCAGACCTTTACTGTGGGATCTACTTCTGGGAGAAATGATTCAAACACAACACCTGACATCTCTGCTGATCAAACTCGTTCATCTGAAGCAGGGATCTCAAAACAGTCTGCAAG CTCCCACAAAGCCCAAttcatgcaaagaaaacagaaGAATGTCTCATCATACCAGAAGACAAAGCAAGAATATGAAAGGATAAAGCAGGAGCGAGAACAAAAAAGAGAG GATTTCTTAAAGAATAAAGCTCAGAGGGAAGAAGCAGTGAAAAAATACAAGGAAAAGAAAATGGCCACATATCagttgttgaataaaaaaaccaAGAAGGGTCAGCCTAACCTCAACATTCAGATGGAGCTGTTACTGCAGAAGATTCAAGCTCAGCAGAAATAA
- the mettl25 gene encoding methyltransferase-like protein 25: MAFNSLPIDALKMKMDEAVRFLSISLSIANAHTVDFYTRDVWSTFISASPDEVLSAINSSVRAGAAEGKKNTTFGFCNTTKKLVDVSAILMAAKEHSLSGLEVCMQVEELMHDLKLMNEDIVAGERLDRCVVPGEFMNCKKSHEVRAMSEVVNGLAKCCKVKQVIDVGSGKGYLCTFLSVQFNLQVFGIDSSSTNTHGAQERNRKLKKFSKDYKKHSRATRNQEVQHSNDGDYRTEKHSNTDQEVGSTNGSTPAQSCASQDQVTTDVSSKKAIECTADTNDCDGDGFFNMLSPDVVEDNSPRVHPSQLSEEEKERRKRENLERKTREGLRSGSDDILFSPLTSYVTAETELKTLITELEDAVLVGLHTCGDLAPSTLRMFRAKQELRAVCSVGCCYHLLSEEFDPDRQECADGVCGFPMSQFLKDQACFCGRNARMSACLALERVSAGGGLRMESLFFRAVLHVILRDHYDSFKSEKRVGNVYSKSTSFVDYVRRALKKLDLDDTKLPDDVIQNYHERYSHRMNEMVAFNMLKVTLAPCIEGLILLDRLCYLKEQENVSHSALVQLFDPLQSPRCYAIVGIK; this comes from the exons ATGGCGTTTAATAGTCTTCCAATCGATGCGTTAAAGATGAAAATGGATGAAGCTGTCCGCTTTCTTTCCATATCTTTAAGCATCGCGAATGCACACACGGTGGACTTTTACACGCGTGATGTTTGGAGCACGTTCATATCAGCGAGTCCGGATGAAGTTCTGTCTGCTATTAATTCCAGTGTCCGCGCGGGGGCGGCAGAGG GAAAGAAAAACACTACATTTGGTTTCTGCAATACAACAAAGAAGTTGGTAGATGTGTCAGCCATACTGATGGCAGCCAAAGAACACAGCCTCTCGGGTCTGGAGGTCTGCATGCAGGTCGAGGAACTGATGCATGATCTGAAACTGATGAATGAAGACATTGTGGCAG GAGAGAGATTGGACCGATGTGTTGTACCTGGTGAGTTTATGAATTGTAAGAAGTCCCATGAGGTACGGGCAATGTCAGAGGTCGTGAATGGTTTGGCCAAATGTTGCAAAGTGAAACAG GTTATAGATGTTGGTTCGGGTAAGGGTTACCTGTGCACCTTTCTGTCCGTGCAGTTTAACCTGCAGGTGTTTGGAATCGACTCCTCCAGCACCAACACGCATGGAGCACAGGAGAGAAACCGAAAGCTGAAGAAATTTTCCAAAGACTATAAAAAACACAGCAGAGCCACGAGAAACCAAGAAGTTCAACATTCAAATGATGGAGATTATAGGACTGAAAAACACAGTAACACCGATCAAGAAGTCGGGTCCACTAACGGTAGTACTCCGGCTCAGTCCTGTGCTTCTCAAGACCAAGTCACCACTGATGTATCTTCTAAAAAAGCCATAGAATGTACAGCAGACACGAACGATTGTGATGGAGACGGCTTCTTTAATATGCTGTCCCCGGATGTCGTAGAGGACAACTCGCCTCGTGTTCATCCCAGCCAGCTGAGCGAGGAGGAGAAAGAAAGGAGAAAGAGGGAGAATCTGGAGAGGAAGACTCGTGAAGGACTGCGCAGTGGCAGCGACGACATCCTCTTTTCACCTCTGACCTCGTATGTCACTGCAGAAACTGAACTCAAGACACTTATCACAGAGCTGGAG GATGCCGTTCTGGTTGGCTTGCACACATGTGGAGATTTGGCTCCGAGCACCCTGAGGATGTTCAGGGCCAAGCAGGAGCTGCGAGCGGTTTGCAGTGTGGGCTGTTGCTACCATCTGCTCTCTGAAGAGTTTGATCCGGATCGACAAG AGTGTGCAGATGGTGTGTGTGGTTTCCCCATGAGTCAGTTTCTGAAGGACCAGGCTTGTTTCTGTGGTCGAAATGCCAGGATGTCTGCATGTCTC GCTCTGGAGAGGGTTTCTGCTGGAGGAGGG CTGCGGATGGAGTCGCTGTTTTTTAGGGCGGTTCTTCATGTGATTTTGCGGGATCACTATGATTCCTTTAAAAG TGAGAAGCGGGTTGGGAATGTGTATTCTAAATCAACTTCGTTTGTGGACTACGTCAGGCGAGCACTCAAGAAACTGGATCTGGATGATACTAAA CTACCAGACGATGTCATTCAGAACTATCATGAGCGCTACAGCCACAGGATGAATGAGATGGTTGCTTTTAACATG TTAAAAGTGACTTTGGCTCCTTGTATAGAGGGTCTCATACTCCTGGACCGGCTTTGCTACTTGAAGGAGCAG